In Mercurialis annua linkage group LG6, ddMerAnnu1.2, whole genome shotgun sequence, the following are encoded in one genomic region:
- the LOC126686804 gene encoding uncharacterized protein LOC126686804 isoform X1 has product MATDNSNFLLLCSSSSCCCNKFLILLLLFSCLFGYSYPLNDYNTFTVSSFRYPKSIVKPYDLRYIRVELPLWFSSVSIAVQSDVDLDSRSLSKVPQSNLPMICIRDGSPPLPDVLNSSVIDLGPLYNGSFKVPDGHQSIQCYPMQKNMTVKLTNEQISPGVWYLGIFNGIGPTRTQSKMIVRSPAYSFSANVSVEGCTTSTMWGQYCNQTIDTLLCSLSDSYSTAENISDANFHTNESVVSCKSFENSCHREDEMKVYSLDVLGIAEQLMINAENVSSSTTPTNNTLNASETKLTYFVRHGAMPTIAQHDYSGELNNIPLVIHSPKVGRWFIAILPKALGGSQSHGTQVCYSIISQVLQCPPGKAGLNCTSESYMLETLLRRDSSPFESYYLPITGKVSPDSANFPIGPLASNASYGGEPDNMWTYFLLNIPRGAAGGNIHVRLTSDMKIHHEIYARVGGLPSLDNYDYYYANRTRSSESSPFFLLYNSSEEKLDFYILYVQEGTWTFGLRHLNTTVSSPNSQTVMSVSVERCPHRCSSHGECKVALDASGLTSYSFCSCDRTHGGFDCSVQVVSHRGHIQQSIALIASNAAAILPAYWALRKKALAEWVLFTSSGISSGLYHACDVGTWCALSFGVLQFMDFWLSFMAVVSTFVYLTTIDEAHKRTIQTVVAILTALMAITKATRYAIIQACAMHYGGIIKFNNPIMINFCRSSNIILVMAIGGLGLLIGWLIEFSTNFRSFSFPTELCSNMPAGWQIIRGWFKNLLKTLMRRFRWGFLLAGFTALAMAAISWKLESSESYWIWHSMWHITIYTSSFFFLCSKVDPVIIENERPADGNYALTRQDSFSRRV; this is encoded by the exons ATGGCAACAGACAATTCGAATTTTCTTTTACTATGTTCTTCCAGTTCATGTTGCTGTAATaagtttttaattctattaCTGTTATTTTCATGTCTATTTGGCTACTCTTATCCATTAAATGATTACAATACGTTCACTGTTTCAAGTTTTAGATATCCTAAATCTATAGTCAAGCCGTATGATTTGCGTTATATTAGAG TTGAATTGCCTCTGTGGTTTTCGTCCGTGTCGATTGCAGTGCAGTCGGATGTGGATCTT GATTCTAGAAGCTTGTCAAAGGTTCCGCAAAGCAATTTGCCGATGATATGCATTAGAGACGGCAGCCCTCCTTTGCCGGATGTCTTAAACAGTTCTGTGATTGATTTAG GTCCTCTCTATAATGGATCTTTTAAAGTTCCCGATGGTCATCAGAGTATTCAGTGCTATCCAATGCAGAAGAATATGACTGTTAAGTTGACAAATGAGCAG ATATCTCCTGGAGTATGGTATCTTGGTATTTTCAATGGCATTGGTCCTACGAGGACACAATCGAAAATG ATTGTTCGTAGCCCTGCATACTCTTTCAGTGCAAATGTCAGTGTGGAAGGATGCACAACCTCGACAATGTGGGGCCAATACTGCAACCAGACAATCGACACACTTTTATGTTCTCTTTCTGATAGTTATAGTACTGCGGAAAATATTTCTGATGCCAACTTTCATACAAATGAAAGTGTGGTTTCTTGCAAAAGTTTTGAGAATTCATGCCATCGAGAAGATGAAATGAAAGTGTATTCGCTGGATGTATTGGGGATAGCAGAGCAGTTAATGATAAATGCAGAAAATGTCAGTTCCAGTACAACCCCTACAAATAACACTCTCAATGCTAGTGaaactaaattaacttattttgttCGGCATGGGGCAATGCCTACAATAGCACAACATGATTATTCTGGTGAATTAAATAACATTCCTTTGGTTATCCATTCACCAAAAGTTGGACGTTGGTTTATTGCTATTTTACCGAAAGCACTTGGCGGAAGCCAAAGCCATGGTACACAAGTCTGCTATTCCATTATTTCGCAAGTGCTCCAATGTCCACCGGGGAAGGCTGGATTGAATTGTACATCAGAAAGCTACATGCTTGAG ACACTTCTCAGGAGAGATTCCTCCCCTTTCGAATCCTATTATTTGCCAATTACTGGAAAAGTGTCTCCAGATTCAGCTAATTTTCCTATTGGTCCCCTCGCAAGCAATGCCTCATATGGTGGAGAACCTGATAATATGTGGACTTACTTTCTCCTAAATATTCCTCGTGGTGCAGCTGGAGGAAACATCCATGTACGACTAACATCAGATATGAAGATACATCATGAGATATATGCTAGAGTAGGCGGATTGCCATCTCTTGACAATTATGATTACTATTACGCAAATAGAACAAGAAGCAGCGAAAGCTCTCCGTTTTTCTTGCTGTATAATTCAAGTGAAGAAAAGCTTGACTTTTACATACTATATGTTCAAGAAGGAACTTGGACTTTTGGATTGAGGCATTTAAATACCACAGTCAGTAGTCCAAATAGCCAGACCGTCATGTCTGTTTCTGTTGAGAGATGCCCACATCGATGTTCCTCTCATGGGGAATGCAAAGTTGCTTTAGATGCGAGTGGATTGACATCATACAG CTTTTGCTCCTGTGATCGAACTCACGGAGGTTTTGATTGTAGTGTTCAAGTTGTCTCACATCGAG GGCACATACAACAATCGATTGCTCTTATTGCATCAAATGCTGCCGCTATACTTCCTGCTTATTGGGCTCTTCGGAAAAAG GCATTGGCGGAATGGGTTTTATTCACATCTAGTGGAATTTCAAGCGGATTGTATCATGCATGTGATGTAGGCACCTGGTGTGCATTATCATTCGGAGTCTTACAG TTCATGGATTTCTGGCTCTCCTTCATGGCCGTGGTGAGTACTTTTGTTTACCTAACTACTATCGATGAAGCTCATAAACGGACAATTCAGACAGTGGTTGCCATTCTCACAGCTTTGATGGCTATAACTAAGGCTACCAGGTATGCCATAATTCAAGCATGTGCGATGCATTATGGGGgcataattaaatttaacaatCCAATCATGATAAATTTTTGCAGGTCGTCAAATATTATTCTTGTGATGGCAATTGGGGGACTTGGTCTTCTTATCGGGTGGCTAATAGAGTTCTCAACAAACTTTAGGTCATTTTCATTTCCGACGGAACTCTGTTCTAACATGCCCGCCGG ATGGCAAATCATTAGAGGATGGTTCAAAAATTTATTGAAGACACTCATGAGGAGATTTCGGTGGGGGTTTTTACTTGCCGGGTTTACTGCACTGGCCATGGCAGCTATAAGCTGGAAACTAGAAAGCAGTGAAAGCTACTGGATATGGCACAG CATGTGGCACATTACCATATACACATCTTCCTTTTTCTTCCTCTGTTCAAAAGTAGATCCTGTAATTATAGAGAACGAAAGACCTGCCGACGGAAACTATGCGTTGACCCGACAAGATTCATTTTCCAGGCGTGTATAA
- the LOC126686804 gene encoding uncharacterized protein LOC126686804 isoform X2, with amino-acid sequence MATDNSNFLLLCSSSSCCCNKFLILLLLFSCLFGYSYPLNDYNTFTVSSFRYPKSIVKPYDLRYIRVELPLWFSSVSIAVQSDVDLDSRSLSKVPQSNLPMICIRDGSPPLPDVLNSSVIDLGPLYNGSFKVPDGHQSIQCYPMQKNMTVKLTNEQISPGVWYLGIFNGIGPTRTQSKMIVRSPAYSFSANVSVEGCTTSTMWGQYCNQTIDTLLCSLSDSYSTAENISDANFHTNESVVSCKSFENSCHREDEMKVYSLDVLGIAEQLMINAENVSSSTTPTNNTLNASETKLTYFVRHGAMPTIAQHDYSGELNNIPLVIHSPKVGRWFIAILPKALGGSQSHGTQVCYSIISQVLQCPPGKAGLNCTSESYMLETLLRRDSSPFESYYLPITGKVSPDSANFPIGPLASNASYGGEPDNMWTYFLLNIPRGAAGGNIHVRLTSDMKIHHEIYARVGGLPSLDNYDYYYANRTRSSESSPFFLLYNSSEEKLDFYILYVQEGTWTFGLRHLNTTVSSPNSQTVMSVSVERCPHRCSSHGECKVALDASGLTSYSFCSCDRTHGGFDCSVQVVSHRGHIQQSIALIASNAAAILPAYWALRKKALAEWVLFTSSGISSGLYHACDVGTWCALSFGVLQFMDFWLSFMAVVSTFVYLTTIDEAHKRTIQTVVAILTALMAITKATRSSNIILVMAIGGLGLLIGWLIEFSTNFRSFSFPTELCSNMPAGWQIIRGWFKNLLKTLMRRFRWGFLLAGFTALAMAAISWKLESSESYWIWHSMWHITIYTSSFFFLCSKVDPVIIENERPADGNYALTRQDSFSRRV; translated from the exons ATGGCAACAGACAATTCGAATTTTCTTTTACTATGTTCTTCCAGTTCATGTTGCTGTAATaagtttttaattctattaCTGTTATTTTCATGTCTATTTGGCTACTCTTATCCATTAAATGATTACAATACGTTCACTGTTTCAAGTTTTAGATATCCTAAATCTATAGTCAAGCCGTATGATTTGCGTTATATTAGAG TTGAATTGCCTCTGTGGTTTTCGTCCGTGTCGATTGCAGTGCAGTCGGATGTGGATCTT GATTCTAGAAGCTTGTCAAAGGTTCCGCAAAGCAATTTGCCGATGATATGCATTAGAGACGGCAGCCCTCCTTTGCCGGATGTCTTAAACAGTTCTGTGATTGATTTAG GTCCTCTCTATAATGGATCTTTTAAAGTTCCCGATGGTCATCAGAGTATTCAGTGCTATCCAATGCAGAAGAATATGACTGTTAAGTTGACAAATGAGCAG ATATCTCCTGGAGTATGGTATCTTGGTATTTTCAATGGCATTGGTCCTACGAGGACACAATCGAAAATG ATTGTTCGTAGCCCTGCATACTCTTTCAGTGCAAATGTCAGTGTGGAAGGATGCACAACCTCGACAATGTGGGGCCAATACTGCAACCAGACAATCGACACACTTTTATGTTCTCTTTCTGATAGTTATAGTACTGCGGAAAATATTTCTGATGCCAACTTTCATACAAATGAAAGTGTGGTTTCTTGCAAAAGTTTTGAGAATTCATGCCATCGAGAAGATGAAATGAAAGTGTATTCGCTGGATGTATTGGGGATAGCAGAGCAGTTAATGATAAATGCAGAAAATGTCAGTTCCAGTACAACCCCTACAAATAACACTCTCAATGCTAGTGaaactaaattaacttattttgttCGGCATGGGGCAATGCCTACAATAGCACAACATGATTATTCTGGTGAATTAAATAACATTCCTTTGGTTATCCATTCACCAAAAGTTGGACGTTGGTTTATTGCTATTTTACCGAAAGCACTTGGCGGAAGCCAAAGCCATGGTACACAAGTCTGCTATTCCATTATTTCGCAAGTGCTCCAATGTCCACCGGGGAAGGCTGGATTGAATTGTACATCAGAAAGCTACATGCTTGAG ACACTTCTCAGGAGAGATTCCTCCCCTTTCGAATCCTATTATTTGCCAATTACTGGAAAAGTGTCTCCAGATTCAGCTAATTTTCCTATTGGTCCCCTCGCAAGCAATGCCTCATATGGTGGAGAACCTGATAATATGTGGACTTACTTTCTCCTAAATATTCCTCGTGGTGCAGCTGGAGGAAACATCCATGTACGACTAACATCAGATATGAAGATACATCATGAGATATATGCTAGAGTAGGCGGATTGCCATCTCTTGACAATTATGATTACTATTACGCAAATAGAACAAGAAGCAGCGAAAGCTCTCCGTTTTTCTTGCTGTATAATTCAAGTGAAGAAAAGCTTGACTTTTACATACTATATGTTCAAGAAGGAACTTGGACTTTTGGATTGAGGCATTTAAATACCACAGTCAGTAGTCCAAATAGCCAGACCGTCATGTCTGTTTCTGTTGAGAGATGCCCACATCGATGTTCCTCTCATGGGGAATGCAAAGTTGCTTTAGATGCGAGTGGATTGACATCATACAG CTTTTGCTCCTGTGATCGAACTCACGGAGGTTTTGATTGTAGTGTTCAAGTTGTCTCACATCGAG GGCACATACAACAATCGATTGCTCTTATTGCATCAAATGCTGCCGCTATACTTCCTGCTTATTGGGCTCTTCGGAAAAAG GCATTGGCGGAATGGGTTTTATTCACATCTAGTGGAATTTCAAGCGGATTGTATCATGCATGTGATGTAGGCACCTGGTGTGCATTATCATTCGGAGTCTTACAG TTCATGGATTTCTGGCTCTCCTTCATGGCCGTGGTGAGTACTTTTGTTTACCTAACTACTATCGATGAAGCTCATAAACGGACAATTCAGACAGTGGTTGCCATTCTCACAGCTTTGATGGCTATAACTAAGGCTACCAG GTCGTCAAATATTATTCTTGTGATGGCAATTGGGGGACTTGGTCTTCTTATCGGGTGGCTAATAGAGTTCTCAACAAACTTTAGGTCATTTTCATTTCCGACGGAACTCTGTTCTAACATGCCCGCCGG ATGGCAAATCATTAGAGGATGGTTCAAAAATTTATTGAAGACACTCATGAGGAGATTTCGGTGGGGGTTTTTACTTGCCGGGTTTACTGCACTGGCCATGGCAGCTATAAGCTGGAAACTAGAAAGCAGTGAAAGCTACTGGATATGGCACAG CATGTGGCACATTACCATATACACATCTTCCTTTTTCTTCCTCTGTTCAAAAGTAGATCCTGTAATTATAGAGAACGAAAGACCTGCCGACGGAAACTATGCGTTGACCCGACAAGATTCATTTTCCAGGCGTGTATAA
- the LOC126686804 gene encoding uncharacterized protein LOC126686804 isoform X3 codes for MICIRDGSPPLPDVLNSSVIDLGPLYNGSFKVPDGHQSIQCYPMQKNMTVKLTNEQISPGVWYLGIFNGIGPTRTQSKMIVRSPAYSFSANVSVEGCTTSTMWGQYCNQTIDTLLCSLSDSYSTAENISDANFHTNESVVSCKSFENSCHREDEMKVYSLDVLGIAEQLMINAENVSSSTTPTNNTLNASETKLTYFVRHGAMPTIAQHDYSGELNNIPLVIHSPKVGRWFIAILPKALGGSQSHGTQVCYSIISQVLQCPPGKAGLNCTSESYMLETLLRRDSSPFESYYLPITGKVSPDSANFPIGPLASNASYGGEPDNMWTYFLLNIPRGAAGGNIHVRLTSDMKIHHEIYARVGGLPSLDNYDYYYANRTRSSESSPFFLLYNSSEEKLDFYILYVQEGTWTFGLRHLNTTVSSPNSQTVMSVSVERCPHRCSSHGECKVALDASGLTSYSFCSCDRTHGGFDCSVQVVSHRGHIQQSIALIASNAAAILPAYWALRKKALAEWVLFTSSGISSGLYHACDVGTWCALSFGVLQFMDFWLSFMAVVSTFVYLTTIDEAHKRTIQTVVAILTALMAITKATRYAIIQACAMHYGGIIKFNNPIMINFCRSSNIILVMAIGGLGLLIGWLIEFSTNFRSFSFPTELCSNMPAGWQIIRGWFKNLLKTLMRRFRWGFLLAGFTALAMAAISWKLESSESYWIWHSMWHITIYTSSFFFLCSKVDPVIIENERPADGNYALTRQDSFSRRV; via the exons ATGATATGCATTAGAGACGGCAGCCCTCCTTTGCCGGATGTCTTAAACAGTTCTGTGATTGATTTAG GTCCTCTCTATAATGGATCTTTTAAAGTTCCCGATGGTCATCAGAGTATTCAGTGCTATCCAATGCAGAAGAATATGACTGTTAAGTTGACAAATGAGCAG ATATCTCCTGGAGTATGGTATCTTGGTATTTTCAATGGCATTGGTCCTACGAGGACACAATCGAAAATG ATTGTTCGTAGCCCTGCATACTCTTTCAGTGCAAATGTCAGTGTGGAAGGATGCACAACCTCGACAATGTGGGGCCAATACTGCAACCAGACAATCGACACACTTTTATGTTCTCTTTCTGATAGTTATAGTACTGCGGAAAATATTTCTGATGCCAACTTTCATACAAATGAAAGTGTGGTTTCTTGCAAAAGTTTTGAGAATTCATGCCATCGAGAAGATGAAATGAAAGTGTATTCGCTGGATGTATTGGGGATAGCAGAGCAGTTAATGATAAATGCAGAAAATGTCAGTTCCAGTACAACCCCTACAAATAACACTCTCAATGCTAGTGaaactaaattaacttattttgttCGGCATGGGGCAATGCCTACAATAGCACAACATGATTATTCTGGTGAATTAAATAACATTCCTTTGGTTATCCATTCACCAAAAGTTGGACGTTGGTTTATTGCTATTTTACCGAAAGCACTTGGCGGAAGCCAAAGCCATGGTACACAAGTCTGCTATTCCATTATTTCGCAAGTGCTCCAATGTCCACCGGGGAAGGCTGGATTGAATTGTACATCAGAAAGCTACATGCTTGAG ACACTTCTCAGGAGAGATTCCTCCCCTTTCGAATCCTATTATTTGCCAATTACTGGAAAAGTGTCTCCAGATTCAGCTAATTTTCCTATTGGTCCCCTCGCAAGCAATGCCTCATATGGTGGAGAACCTGATAATATGTGGACTTACTTTCTCCTAAATATTCCTCGTGGTGCAGCTGGAGGAAACATCCATGTACGACTAACATCAGATATGAAGATACATCATGAGATATATGCTAGAGTAGGCGGATTGCCATCTCTTGACAATTATGATTACTATTACGCAAATAGAACAAGAAGCAGCGAAAGCTCTCCGTTTTTCTTGCTGTATAATTCAAGTGAAGAAAAGCTTGACTTTTACATACTATATGTTCAAGAAGGAACTTGGACTTTTGGATTGAGGCATTTAAATACCACAGTCAGTAGTCCAAATAGCCAGACCGTCATGTCTGTTTCTGTTGAGAGATGCCCACATCGATGTTCCTCTCATGGGGAATGCAAAGTTGCTTTAGATGCGAGTGGATTGACATCATACAG CTTTTGCTCCTGTGATCGAACTCACGGAGGTTTTGATTGTAGTGTTCAAGTTGTCTCACATCGAG GGCACATACAACAATCGATTGCTCTTATTGCATCAAATGCTGCCGCTATACTTCCTGCTTATTGGGCTCTTCGGAAAAAG GCATTGGCGGAATGGGTTTTATTCACATCTAGTGGAATTTCAAGCGGATTGTATCATGCATGTGATGTAGGCACCTGGTGTGCATTATCATTCGGAGTCTTACAG TTCATGGATTTCTGGCTCTCCTTCATGGCCGTGGTGAGTACTTTTGTTTACCTAACTACTATCGATGAAGCTCATAAACGGACAATTCAGACAGTGGTTGCCATTCTCACAGCTTTGATGGCTATAACTAAGGCTACCAGGTATGCCATAATTCAAGCATGTGCGATGCATTATGGGGgcataattaaatttaacaatCCAATCATGATAAATTTTTGCAGGTCGTCAAATATTATTCTTGTGATGGCAATTGGGGGACTTGGTCTTCTTATCGGGTGGCTAATAGAGTTCTCAACAAACTTTAGGTCATTTTCATTTCCGACGGAACTCTGTTCTAACATGCCCGCCGG ATGGCAAATCATTAGAGGATGGTTCAAAAATTTATTGAAGACACTCATGAGGAGATTTCGGTGGGGGTTTTTACTTGCCGGGTTTACTGCACTGGCCATGGCAGCTATAAGCTGGAAACTAGAAAGCAGTGAAAGCTACTGGATATGGCACAG CATGTGGCACATTACCATATACACATCTTCCTTTTTCTTCCTCTGTTCAAAAGTAGATCCTGTAATTATAGAGAACGAAAGACCTGCCGACGGAAACTATGCGTTGACCCGACAAGATTCATTTTCCAGGCGTGTATAA
- the LOC126686805 gene encoding calmodulin-binding receptor-like cytoplasmic kinase 2 isoform X1 has translation MKSPHSAYGGRRAKSVARSTPDRFQYSSTSAYSDASTVKKHQNPLFLAAKSLAGVFISCFTPPEPVSTTTSDHFNDSEDFKPPSVVSDGGRDRRKSSGRGTIYGGSPRNSTSGKEPGSLRFTMEEIYKATKNFSPALKVGQGGFGTVYKGRLEDGTFVAIKRAKKSVYEKHLGVEFQSEIQTLAQVEHLNLVKLYGFLEHGEERIIVVEYVSNGTLRDHLECMHGNVLPLATRLDIVIDVAHAITYLHTYADHPIIHRDIKSSNILLTESFRAKVADFGFARMAADSDSGATHVSTQVKGTAGYLDPEYLKTYQLTDKSDVYSFGVLLVEIVTGRRPIEPKRELKERITTRWAMQKFSEGYAVSTMDPRLDRTPANNLLLEKILELALQCLAPRRQSRPSMKYCVEILWRIRKDCQEIAGSDFRMFSSNSSGPIIREE, from the exons ATGAAAAGTCCCCACTCCGCCTACGGTGGTCGGAGAGCCAAGTCTGTCGCACGGTCAACGCCGGATCGCTTCCAATACTCATCCACCTCAGCATACTCCGATGCTTCCACCGTGAAAAAGCACCAGAATCCTCTGTTTTTAGCTGCTAAATCCTTAGCCGGAGTATTCATCTCCTGTTTTACACCGCCTGAGCCAGTCAGCACCACCACCTCCGATCATTTCAACGACTCTGAAGACTTTAAACCTCCTTCAG TGGTTTCAGATGGTGGTAGAGATAGAAGGAAAAGTTCAGGTAGAGGAACAATTTACGGCGGAAGTCCACGGAATTCGACAAGCGGAAAGGAGCCGGGGAGTCTCAGATTTACAATGGAGGAAATTTATAAAGCTACAAAGAATTTTTCACCTGCCCTCAAGGTTGGACAAGGTGGGTTTGGCACAGTTTATAAGGGTAGGCTTGAAGATGGTACATTTGTTGCTATCAAGCGTGCCAAGAAG AGTGTGTATGAGAAACATTTAGGTGTGGAGTTTCAGAGTGAGATACAAACGCTAGCACAAGTGGAGCATTTGAATTTGGTGAAGTTGTACGGGTTCTTGGAACATGGAGAAGAAAGAATTATTGTTGTGGAGTATGTTTCGAATGGAACTCTAAGAGATCACTTGGAAT GCATGCACGGAAACGTTCTTCCTCTGGCTACGCGTCTAGATATTGTAATAGATGTGGCTCATGCAATTACCTATCTTCACACATACGcag ATCACCCAATTATTCACAGGGATATTAAATCATCCAACATTCTTCTCACGGAAAGTTTTCGAGCTAAGGTAGCGGATTTTGGTTTTGCTAGAATGGCAGCTGATAGTGATTCAGGTGCCACGCATGTGTCTACTCAAGTTAAAGGGACTGCTGGCTACTTGGATCCTGAATATCTCAAGACCTATCAACTCACTGACAAGAGTGATGTTTATTCATTTGGTGTCTTACTTGTTGAAATAGTAACCGGCAGACGACCCATCGAACCAAAACGGGAACTCAAGGAACGCATAACTACTAGATGG GCTATGCAGAAATTTTCCGAGGGATACGCAGTATCAACAATGGACCCAAGGCTGGATCGAACTCCTGCGAATAACTTGCTACTCGAGAAGATTCTCGAATTAGCCTTACAATGCTTAGCACCACGCAGGCAGAGCCGGCCAAGCATGAAGTATTGTGTAGAAATTTTATGGCGCATTCGTAAAGATTGCCAAGAAATTGCAGGTTCAGATTTTCGTATGTTTTCCTCAAACTCGAGCGGCCCTATCATTAGGGAAGAATAA
- the LOC126686805 gene encoding calmodulin-binding receptor-like cytoplasmic kinase 2 isoform X2, protein MKSPHSAYGGRRAKSVARSTPDRFQYSSTSAYSDASTVKKHQNPLFLAAKSLAGVFISCFTPPEPVSTTTSDHFNDSEDFKPPSDGGRDRRKSSGRGTIYGGSPRNSTSGKEPGSLRFTMEEIYKATKNFSPALKVGQGGFGTVYKGRLEDGTFVAIKRAKKSVYEKHLGVEFQSEIQTLAQVEHLNLVKLYGFLEHGEERIIVVEYVSNGTLRDHLECMHGNVLPLATRLDIVIDVAHAITYLHTYADHPIIHRDIKSSNILLTESFRAKVADFGFARMAADSDSGATHVSTQVKGTAGYLDPEYLKTYQLTDKSDVYSFGVLLVEIVTGRRPIEPKRELKERITTRWAMQKFSEGYAVSTMDPRLDRTPANNLLLEKILELALQCLAPRRQSRPSMKYCVEILWRIRKDCQEIAGSDFRMFSSNSSGPIIREE, encoded by the exons ATGAAAAGTCCCCACTCCGCCTACGGTGGTCGGAGAGCCAAGTCTGTCGCACGGTCAACGCCGGATCGCTTCCAATACTCATCCACCTCAGCATACTCCGATGCTTCCACCGTGAAAAAGCACCAGAATCCTCTGTTTTTAGCTGCTAAATCCTTAGCCGGAGTATTCATCTCCTGTTTTACACCGCCTGAGCCAGTCAGCACCACCACCTCCGATCATTTCAACGACTCTGAAGACTTTAAACCTCCTTCAG ATGGTGGTAGAGATAGAAGGAAAAGTTCAGGTAGAGGAACAATTTACGGCGGAAGTCCACGGAATTCGACAAGCGGAAAGGAGCCGGGGAGTCTCAGATTTACAATGGAGGAAATTTATAAAGCTACAAAGAATTTTTCACCTGCCCTCAAGGTTGGACAAGGTGGGTTTGGCACAGTTTATAAGGGTAGGCTTGAAGATGGTACATTTGTTGCTATCAAGCGTGCCAAGAAG AGTGTGTATGAGAAACATTTAGGTGTGGAGTTTCAGAGTGAGATACAAACGCTAGCACAAGTGGAGCATTTGAATTTGGTGAAGTTGTACGGGTTCTTGGAACATGGAGAAGAAAGAATTATTGTTGTGGAGTATGTTTCGAATGGAACTCTAAGAGATCACTTGGAAT GCATGCACGGAAACGTTCTTCCTCTGGCTACGCGTCTAGATATTGTAATAGATGTGGCTCATGCAATTACCTATCTTCACACATACGcag ATCACCCAATTATTCACAGGGATATTAAATCATCCAACATTCTTCTCACGGAAAGTTTTCGAGCTAAGGTAGCGGATTTTGGTTTTGCTAGAATGGCAGCTGATAGTGATTCAGGTGCCACGCATGTGTCTACTCAAGTTAAAGGGACTGCTGGCTACTTGGATCCTGAATATCTCAAGACCTATCAACTCACTGACAAGAGTGATGTTTATTCATTTGGTGTCTTACTTGTTGAAATAGTAACCGGCAGACGACCCATCGAACCAAAACGGGAACTCAAGGAACGCATAACTACTAGATGG GCTATGCAGAAATTTTCCGAGGGATACGCAGTATCAACAATGGACCCAAGGCTGGATCGAACTCCTGCGAATAACTTGCTACTCGAGAAGATTCTCGAATTAGCCTTACAATGCTTAGCACCACGCAGGCAGAGCCGGCCAAGCATGAAGTATTGTGTAGAAATTTTATGGCGCATTCGTAAAGATTGCCAAGAAATTGCAGGTTCAGATTTTCGTATGTTTTCCTCAAACTCGAGCGGCCCTATCATTAGGGAAGAATAA